Proteins encoded in a region of the Diabrotica virgifera virgifera chromosome 4, PGI_DIABVI_V3a genome:
- the LOC126883917 gene encoding peritrophin-1-like — protein sequence MNGFTVVFVVFCVGVVVADDSQICPSDDSVAYFPAEDCSQFWQCTEGKPIIQNCPQGLQFNTELNICDWPSNARCANDDDRNNKIPEEKEESDNDNDNQNGNGNNGGEIKEVQICENVECPAEDPDVVVQKPGPSPSQFCKCSHGIPYLLACKDGLVYNADLEVCDYPENETDDRPNNSDEENESKEEANDENNITCQGDCPETDGTPLASSNSNNFCVCGGGVQHVMKCPDGLIFNVKEGICDWP from the exons CACAAATATGCCCATCCGATGATTCCGTTGCTTATTTCCCCGCCGAAGATTGCTCCCAATTCTGGCAGTGCACAGAAGGAAAACCAATAATCCAAAACTGCCCACAAGGCCTTCAATTTAATACAGAGTTGAATATTTGTGATTGGCCCAGTAATGCTAGATGTGCCAACGACGACGACAGAAATAACAAAATACCTGAAGAGAAAGAGGAGAGTGACAATGACAATGACAATCAAAATGGTAATGGAAACAATGGTGGTGAAATCAAGGAGGTTCAAATATGTGAAAATGTTG AGTGTCCAGCAGAAGATCCGGATGTGGTAGTTCAAAAACCTGGCCCTAGTCCATCGCAGTTCTGCAAGTGTTCCCATGGCATCCCGTACTTACTTGCCTGTAAAGACGGATTGGTCTACAACGCTGATCTAGAAGTATGTGACTATCCAGAAAACGAAACTGATGATCGCCCCAATAATTCAGACGAAGAAAATGAATCTAAGGAAGAGGCAAATGATGAAAATAATATTACTTGTCAAGGGG ACTGTCCAGAAACTGATGGAACTCCACTTGCATCATCCAATTCCAACAACTTCTGTGTCTGTGGAGGGGGAGTTCAGCATGTTATGAAATGCCCCGATGGGCTAATTTTTAATGTCAAAGAAGGTATTTGCGATTGGCCATAA